From Echinicola jeungdonensis, the proteins below share one genomic window:
- a CDS encoding glycoside hydrolase family 28 protein translates to MSHNQTFNPNYNPCLVMTGIFMLAILLGTNFSCQSQSFGWVKEVGAKRAPVGTKTYNVADYGAVADGETLNTEFIQKAIDACAAHGGGIVTFSPGDYLTGSIYVKEGVHLNIPEGVTILGSQDIKDYPEIDTRVAGIEMVWPSALINVLDQENVMISGNGLVNGQGKVFWDQYWTMRKDYEARGLRWVVDYDCKRPRTLLVSRSSDVTLKGLNFQQAGFWTIQLLYSKNCTVDGVTVRNNIGGHGPSTDGIDIDSSSFILIENCDIDCNDDTYCLKAGRDADGLRVNKPTEYVVLRNNISRKGAALFTCGSETSGGIRYILAENMKAMGTSNGFLLKSALTRGGTVEHIYVRNVEMKDVRTAINAGVNWNPSYSYSKLPEEYEGKELPDHWNTLLEKVDPEEGLPHFREMHLENFKISGAEILIHVSGREDSWMKGFSLKNIDATAEKAGIISYGKDWEVKNFQYQTEDGSDIVVEHSEGVNIPEGSKK, encoded by the coding sequence ATGTCTCACAATCAAACATTTAATCCCAATTACAACCCGTGTCTGGTAATGACGGGGATATTCATGTTGGCCATTCTACTTGGAACCAATTTTTCCTGCCAAAGCCAGTCATTTGGCTGGGTGAAAGAGGTGGGGGCAAAACGCGCCCCAGTTGGAACCAAAACATATAATGTGGCTGATTATGGTGCAGTAGCTGACGGTGAAACGCTCAACACTGAATTTATTCAAAAAGCCATTGATGCCTGTGCGGCCCATGGAGGAGGTATTGTCACTTTTTCCCCCGGAGATTATCTTACAGGCTCCATTTATGTGAAAGAAGGGGTGCATTTGAACATTCCGGAGGGTGTGACCATCCTGGGAAGCCAGGACATCAAGGATTATCCTGAAATCGACACACGGGTAGCGGGGATTGAAATGGTTTGGCCATCCGCCTTGATCAATGTATTGGATCAGGAAAATGTGATGATCAGCGGAAATGGTTTGGTAAATGGCCAGGGCAAAGTCTTTTGGGACCAATACTGGACTATGCGAAAGGATTATGAAGCCAGAGGATTGCGTTGGGTGGTGGATTATGACTGCAAAAGGCCACGGACTTTGTTAGTTTCCAGGTCATCAGATGTAACGCTAAAAGGCCTGAACTTCCAACAGGCCGGCTTTTGGACCATTCAACTTTTGTATTCCAAAAACTGTACAGTAGATGGGGTGACGGTTCGGAACAATATCGGCGGACATGGCCCCAGTACGGACGGGATTGATATTGACTCCTCGTCATTCATATTGATAGAAAACTGTGATATCGACTGTAATGATGATACTTATTGCCTTAAGGCCGGAAGGGATGCAGATGGATTAAGGGTAAATAAGCCCACCGAATATGTGGTGTTGAGAAATAATATTTCCCGAAAAGGGGCAGCTTTGTTTACCTGTGGTAGTGAAACATCAGGCGGTATTCGCTATATCCTGGCGGAAAATATGAAAGCCATGGGCACTTCTAATGGCTTTTTGCTGAAGTCCGCCCTTACCCGTGGGGGAACCGTGGAGCATATCTATGTCCGTAATGTGGAAATGAAGGATGTTAGAACGGCCATCAATGCCGGGGTCAACTGGAACCCCTCTTACAGTTATTCCAAGTTGCCCGAAGAATATGAAGGCAAGGAATTGCCCGATCATTGGAATACATTATTGGAAAAGGTAGATCCGGAAGAAGGTTTGCCCCATTTTAGGGAAATGCATCTGGAAAACTTTAAGATTTCAGGAGCTGAAATTTTGATCCATGTCTCCGGTAGGGAGGATTCTTGGATGAAAGGTTTTTCATTAAAGAATATAGATGCTACGGCAGAAAAGGCAGGAATAATATCCTATGGTAAGGATTGGGAAGTGAAAAACTTCCAATACCAAACGGAGGATGGAAGCGATATTGTTGTGGAACATAGTGAAGGGGTAAATATTCCGGAGGGAAGTAAAAAATGA
- a CDS encoding RNA polymerase sigma-70 factor, with amino-acid sequence MRIEDKLLIKEIQKRNREVFKALFHDYYPGLLKFAEGFVFDKEVCEDIVQNIFVYIWEQAEYLNITTSFKSYLYKAVKNRCLNYLRSLKIEDKHNLLYLEASLNESPVDWEDSEIPQKIEMAIEGLPPKMAEIFRLKYMEEKSLREIATQLDVSENTIKTQLLRAKDKLRGILRESLDLNFFL; translated from the coding sequence TTGAGAATAGAGGATAAATTACTGATTAAGGAAATTCAAAAACGGAATAGAGAAGTTTTTAAAGCACTTTTTCATGATTATTATCCTGGATTGTTAAAATTTGCTGAGGGCTTTGTTTTTGATAAGGAGGTATGTGAGGATATAGTGCAAAATATTTTTGTATATATCTGGGAGCAGGCCGAATATCTGAATATCACCACTTCCTTTAAATCCTATCTTTACAAGGCTGTTAAGAATAGATGTTTAAATTATTTAAGAAGCCTAAAAATAGAGGATAAACACAACTTACTATATCTGGAAGCCAGTTTGAATGAATCCCCAGTTGATTGGGAGGATTCCGAAATTCCCCAAAAAATTGAAATGGCCATTGAAGGCCTTCCTCCTAAAATGGCTGAAATTTTTAGGTTAAAGTATATGGAGGAAAAATCCTTAAGGGAAATTGCCACTCAACTGGATGTGTCCGAAAACACCATCAAAACCCAGTTGCTTAGGGCCAAGGATAAATTACGGGGGATACTACGGGAATCCCTGGATTTGAATTTTTTTCTTTAA
- a CDS encoding FecR family protein, translating into MNKYSENIDFSIIWKKMYASLTENEEIQLQRWLAENEEHQAYFDKVIDYYQNGSKFEDTAELTEKGWPALSSKINFSKKPKRKNRFLVYAVSMAASIVLFLAVLAVIKPDLFQNDNQIQIAETITPGSEKAILLMEDGTSYDLSSGKNLSLEVGGAEISSQGTSLRYNSENAEGKQVKYNTLVIPRGGQFNLTLSDGTQVWLNAGSTLKYPTAFVGKERNVELTGEAYFEVKRDENKPFKVISGEQVVQVLGTSFNVSSYQEEPTVFTTLVEGKVNVYLDNDPQNHQILSPNQQSVLEKGENSLLKREVDVAEYISWKDGWFYFKEKPLETIVADLSRWYDVSFQFDNQGAKKLPFTGKIRRYEDLEDILKLLEKTKEVQFKIERRKVIIK; encoded by the coding sequence GTGAATAAATATTCTGAAAATATAGATTTTTCAATCATTTGGAAAAAGATGTATGCTTCCTTGACGGAGAATGAGGAAATACAACTTCAACGATGGCTGGCCGAAAACGAGGAGCATCAGGCCTATTTCGATAAAGTAATTGATTATTACCAAAATGGTTCCAAATTTGAAGACACTGCCGAGTTAACCGAGAAAGGATGGCCCGCCCTTTCCAGTAAAATCAATTTTTCCAAAAAACCAAAAAGGAAAAACCGGTTTTTGGTTTATGCAGTATCAATGGCAGCATCTATTGTATTGTTTTTGGCAGTCCTTGCTGTTATCAAACCTGATTTGTTCCAAAATGATAATCAGATACAAATAGCTGAAACAATTACCCCTGGGTCAGAGAAAGCCATCCTTTTGATGGAGGATGGTACTTCTTATGATCTATCCTCAGGTAAAAATCTGAGTTTGGAAGTGGGGGGAGCAGAAATTTCCAGCCAGGGAACCTCCCTCAGGTACAACAGTGAAAATGCAGAGGGAAAACAAGTGAAATACAATACCCTAGTAATCCCAAGAGGGGGACAATTCAATTTAACCCTGTCTGATGGCACTCAGGTTTGGCTTAACGCAGGTTCCACGCTGAAATACCCGACAGCTTTTGTTGGAAAGGAAAGGAATGTGGAATTGACTGGAGAGGCCTATTTCGAAGTCAAAAGGGATGAAAATAAACCCTTTAAAGTAATAAGCGGAGAGCAGGTAGTTCAAGTATTAGGGACTTCATTTAATGTGTCCTCTTATCAAGAGGAGCCTACTGTTTTTACCACTTTGGTAGAGGGGAAAGTAAATGTATACCTGGATAACGATCCTCAAAATCATCAAATACTATCTCCAAATCAACAAAGTGTATTGGAAAAAGGGGAGAATTCTCTCCTAAAAAGGGAGGTGGATGTAGCTGAATATATATCCTGGAAGGACGGTTGGTTCTATTTTAAGGAAAAACCTTTAGAAACCATTGTGGCCGATTTATCCAGATGGTATGATGTTTCTTTCCAATTTGATAATCAAGGAGCGAAAAAACTACCCTTTACAGGGAAAATCAGGAGGTATGAGGATTTAGAAGATATCTTGAAACTATTAGAAAAAACGAAAGAAGTGCAATTCAAAATAGAAAGGAGGAAAGTAATTATTAAATAA